The Vicia villosa cultivar HV-30 ecotype Madison, WI linkage group LG1, Vvil1.0, whole genome shotgun sequence genome includes a region encoding these proteins:
- the LOC131594758 gene encoding receptor kinase-like protein Xa21 has protein sequence YTGEIPDSFFNLSSMIYINFDRNNLNGTLPNKMCDQLPQLEMFTVHVNHLEGLIPQSIGNCSSLQYLSLMDNFFTGSIPMEISHLNQLLILELGNNSLNGYIPSKVFNISTLENLLLELNSFSGMLPSNMGLGLPNLQELHMYGNRFFGNIPNSISNASNLFHLDLSENEFSGIIPSSLGDLRLIQNLFLANNNLTMDDSHEFNFLTSLTSCRNLKYLEISDNSLLSKLPNSIGNLSVENFEASSCGINGNIPLEIGNMSNMIRLSLSSNDLNGPIPITIKGLHKLQYLDLDDNGLQGSIIDELCGIRSLSELYLTSNNFFDVLPTCMGNMTSLRKFHIGSNNLNSNIPSSFWNLKDILEVNLSSNVLMGNLPFEINNLRALVLLDVSKNKISGNIPPTISFLKTLETLSLANNKLKGPIPTSLSDIVSLSFLDLSQNLITGEIPKSLELVSSLKYLNLSYNRLEGEIPNGGPFKSFTTQSFIHNKALCGSPLLQVPPCDKHIRKMSVRKKLLIICSSSIIVVFGILIVVCMILRMHKRKKVGNPIEKDLSTLGAPRRISYYELLQATNGFSESNLLGKGGFGSVYQGMLSSGKMVAVKVLDLNLEATSRSFDVECKAMRNLRHRNLVQVITSCSNVDFKSIVMEFMTNGSLEKWLYSDNYRLDFLQRLNIMIDVAYALEYLHHGSSITVVHCDLKPSNVLLDEDMVAHVRDFGISKLLDEEHSKTHTETLATLGYVAPEYGSKGVISVKGDVYSYGIMLMEIFTAKKPTNEMFAEELTLKTWISESMAKSIMEIVDFNLASQHEKEIREILDLALRCCEDSPDARINMTDVTTSLIKIKTSFLLLKKEIMK, from the exons GTTCAATACCGATGGAGATTAGCCATCTCAATCAACTTCTGATTCTAGAATTGGGAAATAACAGTCTGAATGGATATATTCCTTCAAAAGTCTTCAACATTTCAACATTGGAAAATTTGCTTCTTGAACTAAATTCTTTCTCTGGCATGCTTCCATCAAATATGGGATTAGGACTTCCAAACCTACAAGAACTACACATGTATGGAAACAGGTTTTTTGGAAATATTCCAAATTCTATTTCCAATGCTTCAAATCTCTTTCATCTTGATTTGAGTGAAAATGAATTTAGTGGAATTATACCTAGTTCTTTGGGAGATTTAAGACTCATCCAAAATCTCTTCTTAGCTAACAATAATTTAACAATGGATGATTCTCATGAGTTCAACTTCCTAACTTCCCTTACAAGTTGTAGAAATTTGAAATACCTTGAAATATCAGACAATAGTTTACTATCAAAACTTCCCAACTCTATTGGAAACTTATCTGTGGAAAACTTTGAGGCAAGTTCTTGTGGAATTAATGGAAATATTCCACTAGAAATCGGAAACATGAGCAATATGATTCGATTGTCTCTAAGTAGTAATGATTTAAATGGTCCAATCCCTATAACAATTAAAGGGTTACATAAACTTCAATATTTAGATCTTGATGACAATGGACTTCAAGGATCTATAATTGATGAGCTATGTGGAATTAGGAGTTTGAGTGAATTGTATTTAACAAGCAATAACTTTTTTGATGTGTTACCAACATGCATGGGAAATATGACTTCTCTCAGAAAGTTTCACATTGGATCtaataatttgaattctaatATACCTTCTTCATTTTGGAATCTCAAAGATATTTTAGAGGTAAACTTATCCTCTAATGTTTTAATGGGAAATCTTCCATTTGAGATTAACAATTTGAGAGCTCTTGTACTATTAGATGTGTCAAAAAATAAAATCTCAGGCAATATTCCACCAACAATAAGTTTCTTGAAAACTTTAGAAACTCTTTCCTTAGCAAATAACAAATTGAAAGGACCTATCCCAACATCCCTTAGTGACATTGTAAGTTTGAGCTTCTTGGATTTGTCTCAAAATCTTATAACCGGTGAGATTCCGAAATCCttagagttagtttctagtctgAAATACCTTAATTTGTCATACAATAGACTAGAAGGAGAGATTCCAAATGGAGGACCTTTCAAAAGCTTCACAACTCAATCTTTCATTCATAACAAAGCACTTTGTGGAAGTCCTCTCTTACAAGTACCTCCATGTGATAAACATATTAGGAAAATGTCAGTGAGAAAGAAGTTGTTAATCATATGCAGTTCATCCATAATTGTTGTGTTCGGCATTTTGATTGTAGTGTGCATGATACTTCGAATGCATAAAAGGAAGAAGGTTGGAAATCCAATTGAAAAGGATTTATCAACTTTAGGGGCTCCAAGAAGGATTTCCTATTATGAACTTTTGCAAGCAACTAATGGATTTAGTGAGAGTAATTTGCTTGGAAAGGGTGGTTTTGGATCTGTGTATCAAGGAATGCTTTCTAGTGGGAAAATGGTAGCAGTTAAAGTACTTGACTTGAACTTGGAAGCAACATCAAGAAGCTTTGATGTAGAATGCAAAGCCATGCGCAACCTTCGACATCGAAATCTCGTTCAAGTCATTACTAGTTGTTCAAATGTTGATTTCAAATCTATAGTGATGGAGTTTATGACAAATGGAAGTTTGGAAAAATGGTTATACTCTGATAACTATCGTTTGGATTTCTTGCAAAGGCTGAATATAATGATAGATGTTGCATATGCATTGGAGTATCTCCATCATGGCTCTTCAATAACGGTGGTTCATTGTGATTTGAAACCTAGTAATGTGTTACTAGATGAAGATATGGTTGCACATGTACGTGATTTTGGCATTTCCAAGCTCTTGGATGAAGAACATTCTAAAACTCATACTGAGACTTTAGCTACTCTTGGTTATGTTGCACCAG AGTATGGTTCTAAGGGAGTCATTTCTGTTAAGGGAGATGTGTACAGTTATGGAATAATGCTAATGGAAATCTTCACAGCAAAGAAACCAACAAATGAAATGTTTGCAGAAGAATTAACATTGAAAACTTGGATTAGTGAATCAATGGCCAAATCAATTATGGAAATTGTGGATTTCAACTTAGCCTCACAGCATGAGAAAGAAATTCGTGAAATTTTAGACTTAGCATTGAGATGTTGTGAAGATTCACCCGACGCACGAATTAATATGACAGATGTAACTACATCATTGATCAAAATCAAAACCTCATTCCTCCTATTAAAAAAggaaatcatgaaataa